GGCGATCGGGCGGCTGGCTCTGCTCCGGCTCCGGTACGACTTCTGACCGCCGAATCCGGCGGTGTCGCGAGGGGTCGGCGGGGGGAGGCTCCTCCGGCGGTGCGTAAACTCGCCCGGCCGGTTGGGTGGCCGGGGTGACTGCGCGGGCTCACACAGACGCACCGCCTGCTGAGCCTCCCCCCACCTCCCGGGCACCATCTCCGATTGGGCCGGCCGGGGGCCGGCGGTCCCCGGGCACGGGCAGGAGCCACCGTCGGCCTCCTGCCCGTCCGTGCCTTTCCCCCTGCGCCAGGAATGAACACCGGCCATGCGGAGCCTGCAGCTGATCGAGTTCGGGGAGCCCCTGGAGTGGCGGGAGGCCCCCACCCCGGAGCCGCGGGGGGGCGAGGTGCTCCTCCGGACGCTGGCGACCGGGGTGTGCCACTCCGACCTGCACCTCTGGGAGGGCTACTACGGGGAGGACGGCCGGGGGCGCGTCTACGTGAAGGACCGCGGCGTGCGGCTCCCGCTCACGCTCGGCCACGAGATCGTGGGCCGGGTGGTGGCGGCCGGACCCGCCGCGGAGGGGGCGGCGGAGGGCGACGTCCGGCTCGTATACCCCTGGATCGGCTGCGGCGAGTGCCGGCACTGCCGCGCGGAGAGCCCGCAGATGTGCGCGGCCCCGCGCTCGCTGGGGATCTTCTCCCAGGGCGGCTACAGCGACCACGTGCTGGTGCCCGACGCCCGCTTCCTGGTGGAGATCGGGGACCTCCCGCCCGCGGAGGCGTGCTCCTACGCCTGCGCGGGGCTGACCGCGTTCAGCGCCCTGCGCAAGACGCTCCCGCTGGACCCCGACGAGGAGC
The Longimicrobiaceae bacterium DNA segment above includes these coding regions:
- a CDS encoding alcohol dehydrogenase; amino-acid sequence: MRSLQLIEFGEPLEWREAPTPEPRGGEVLLRTLATGVCHSDLHLWEGYYGEDGRGRVYVKDRGVRLPLTLGHEIVGRVVAAGPAAEGAAEGDVRLVYPWIGCGECRHCRAESPQMCAAPRSLGIFSQGGYSDHVLVPDARFLVEIGDLPPAEACSYACAGLTAFSALRKTLPLDPDEELVIVGAGGLGLMAARLVGSMTSAAVTFVDVDERKLEAARRFGDFATLDSRRVDAREELLRRTGSRGVAAVVDFVGSSETAALGQGVLAKNGTLVIVGLFGGELAVPTHFFPLRNATIRGSYTGSLQELRALLEMVREQALPPLPVACHPMEEVPRLLQEMREGRVLGRAVVTPAPHT